The nucleotide window TATGCCGGAAGGTCAGGTTGATTCGTCCCTCCAGCAGCCTGTTGGTTTTGGGCACGCTGTGGTGCCAGTAATGTTGTAACTGACCCGCCATTATCAGCAGAGAGCCACTGTTGAGCAAGAGCTCTCGCTGAGGGATGGTTTTGTCGAATCGGTGGCGCAACAGAAAGCGGCGCGCTTGTCCCAGATTGAGGGAGGCGATCACCGGGTTTATGCCCAGCTCCGGCTCATCGTCGCTGTGCCATCCCATACTGTCTTTGCCGTCGCGGTAATAGTTGATCAACACGGTATTAAACGTGTGCTCAGCGAATGATTCTACGCGCTGCTTCAGCGTCTGGATCAGCGGGTGCCAGGGCTCGGTTTGCAGGGTCAGGCCTGAATAGCGATAGTTGATGCCGGGATCTCCCTGAAAACATTGCAGGCGGGGAATGCGGACCATCCGGCCAAACATTCTGATCTCTGCCTGTTGCCAGTCCAACTGTTGCTGAAGTGACTGAAACAGGTTGTTGGCCTCATTATCGGCAATAAAATCCGGCTCCAGCAGTAACGTCCCCTGAGGGATCTGAAGCTCTTTCATCCCTGCAGTAATTCCCGGACGGCATCCGCGATGGCGGGTGCGATTTCGATCTGGCTGCTGGGGTGGGGGATGCAGCGACTGGTGATGACGTCCGCAACCGTTTGCAGTTGCTGATAGGCGTCGGCGGCGAAAATACCGTGTACTGCGATGCAGGTGGCCCTTGGCATTCCGGCATTTTGCAGGTGAGTGATGGTTTCCAGCATGGTCCGGCCACTGGAGATGATATCATCGACCAGTACCGGCGTATGCTGACGCCAGCGCTCCACGTCCGGCAGTGTGACCTCGACGTCATAGTCACCCCGGCGGATCTTGTTCAGTACCTGAAAGGGTGCTCCTGCCAGTTCAGCAACGCTGGAGACCCACTGTTCACTTTCACTGTCCGGTCCGATCAGCAGGGGAGTCTTAATGTTCTTTCTGATCCAGTCGGCAATCAGCGGGGCGGCATGAACCACCCGTGAAGGGATACTGTATATCTCATCCAGTGTGTTGTAACGGTGCAGATGGGGATCAACAGTGACCATAAAATCGAGCGATGCTGATATCAGTCGGGCAAATGGGCGGGAGCTGACGCACTCACCTTCATGAAACTGTTTATCCTGCCGCATATAAGCCAGATAGGGGGTAATCAAACCGATTTTAACGGCTCCCATCTGTCGTACTGTGTCGGCGAGCAGCAGGAGTCTCAGGATTTTGTTATCCGGCTGGTAGAGATTGCAGAAAATAACCACGTTATGGTCTTTGCAGTCGGTCAGAACCCGCAGATAACTTTCATCATCAGGGAAGCGGCGTAACTCTATCTCACCTTTCTGAGCCTTGAGTTCATCAAGGAGCTGAGCCTCCAGTTGCGGATCAGACTCCAGGTTAATCAGTATGGTTTTCATCGGAGTCCTCCCCCTGGTTGCTCTCTTCATCCGTACTCAGGCAGACAATGTCCGGGTGGCTTTCCAGATAGTCGACCGCATAATTAAGCTCTCCAGAACTTTCCGCGTGGATGGTCAGTAATGGTTCATGGGGATACACCTGCTGCCCCAGTTTGACATGGATCTCTAAGCCCGCGGTCGGGTCTATCGGGGCACCGGCCAGTTTGGCTACCTGAGCCAGGCGCCGGTTATCAACCTGTGTCACGGTTCCCTTTCTGTCGGCCATCAGCTTGAACAGATAGGGGGCTTCGTCGGGTTGTTTCATGCCGCCCTGAGCGTTGCAGATAGCGCAGAATTTTTCCCATGCCAGTCCGCTTTCGAGAACCGTGGTGGCTTTTCCTATGCCTTGATCAGGCTCTACAGTGCCGGCCATCTCCAGCATCGTGCCCGCCATTGTCAGGGCTCTTTGTTTCAGATCCTGTGGTGCATCAGTGTCATTTTGCAGCACCGCCAGAACGTCTTTGGCTTCCAGAGCAGGGCCTATACCGTTGCCAACAGGCTGGCTACCATCGGTATAAAGTATCTGAATCTTAATGCCCAGTTGCTCGCCTACCTTAAGGAAAGATGAAGCCAGCTTATCGGCGGCTTTCTGGGTACGTACTTTAGCGGTGGGTCCTACCGGGATGTCGATCAGTACATGGGTGGCTCCCGCGGCAATTTTTTTCGACAGAACCGATGCAATCAGCTGTCCTTCACTGTCGATATCCAGAGCCCTTTCGACCTGTATCAGGATATCATCGGAGGGGCTCAGACGAACCGAGCCTCCCCAGGCAAGGCAGGCGCCTTCCTGCTCCACCACCTGTTTCATCTGCTCCAGGGTCAGGCTGACTTCGGTAATTGTTTCCATGGTGTCTGCGGTTCCGGCGGGGGAGGTGATCGCCCGGGATGAGGTTTTCGGCATGGTCAGGCCGCTGGCGGCCAGAATCGCAACCACAATCGGTGTGGTCCGGTTGCCCGGCAGTCCTCCGACGCAGTGTTTGTCAATCACCATGGGTTGTCCCCAGTCGATGCGGCTACCGGAATCGATCATCGCCTGGGTGAGGGCGATAATCTCTGCATCATTGAGTTTGTCATCTCCACAAGCCGTGATGAAGGCGGCGATATGGACATCGGCATAACGGCCATCAACGATATCGTTGATGATCTCCTGAAACTGCTGCTTGCCGAGTAAGTGGCCATAGACCTTTGCCCGCACGTGAGAGAGCGACTGTACCGGTCGGGGATGGGATAACCACACGGTGTCGCCGGTATTCAGGTTCAGTCTCTGCCAGGCGGATTCGGAAAAGCCGATCTGTCCCCGGTGTAACATTTCGCTGGTAACGATATTGAGTGTTGCAATCGTTTTGCAGTGTTCAGTATGTACCTGTACCCGCGACAGGGCTGAGAACCCTTCTGAACGGCATACCGGGCTGTCAGCCCTGAGATAGATTATCGGTTCCTGTCGGGTATCAATACCCAGCCTGCGTGCCTGAAGTGTTGTGGCGCGTTCGGGGGTGAAGATCATCTTTGCTGTGCTCCCTGTCCGGACCTGAATCGTGTTGTGGCTTAGTTTGGCTGCTAAATAAGTTTAGTCGCCAGATATCATGGTCTTTTGATCTGTTTATAGCAGACAATATTATGGCCTGTACATGATCTAGCTACTTATTCGGATGGTTTCAGGGCTTCGCCAATAAGACAGGTGGCGCGCGTACGGATAGCTGATAGAATGTTGCTCACTTAAAAACAGACAGAAAAGTAGGACACGATGGAACGCAGATTCAGACTGATACTGGCTTGCCCGGATCGCTTGGGTATTGTGGCGATGGTCAGTAATTTTATCTCCAGTCATGGCGGCTCTATTGCCGATGCTAATCAGCACTCTGACAGCTCTACCGGCTGGTTTTTTATGCGGGTTGAAATTGTTACGGCGTCCGGGAGCTTTGATCGTGAGCAGTTGATTGAGCAGTTCACCCCGATCGCTCAGTCATTCAAAATGCAATGGGAGATTGCCGACTCATCGGTGCCCAAAAAAGTTGTACTGATGGCCAGTCGCGAGTCCCACTGTCTTGCTGACCTTTTGTATCGCTATCATGAAAACGAGCTGGATTGTGAGATCCCATGTGTCATCTCCAACCATGACGATCTGCGCAGCATGGTCGAGTGGCACGGTATTCCATACCATCATGTGCCGGTCGACCAGAATGATAAGCAGCCACATTTTGACCGGGTGCATCAGCTGATTGTTGAGCACGAGGCTGACACCGTCGTGCTGGCCCGCTATATGCAGATTCTGCCCAGTACCGTGTGTGATATCTACCGTCATCGGATCATCAATATTCATCACAGTTTTTTGCCATCCTTTGCCGGTGCAAAACCCTACCATCAGGCCCATGAACGGGGTGTTAAACTGATCGGTGCCACCTGTCACTATGTCACCGAAGAGCTGGACGCCGGGCCTATCATTGATCAGGATGTGGTGCGTGTCAGTCATCGTGATCAGCCGGAAGAGATGGTCAGGCTGGGGAAGGATGTGGAGAAAACCGTTCTTTCACGAGGGTTACGCTGGCACCTGGAAGATCGTGTGCTGGTACACGGTAATAAAACTGTTGTATTTAACTGAGGGGAGGGCTTCTCCTCCGAAATAATCACTGATTTCAGGCATATATTCGTCTAATTGATAGACCCTGGACAGTGTTTTGTTAGATGCTCCTGAGCTAAGATAACACCGATAAAAAGAGCCGGGACGACTGCCCTGTTTGACTACCTGATATCCGCTTGGAGGATACTTGATGTTGCGATCTGTTAAAGCCAGCGATTATATGGCTGAAAAGCTGATTACATTTACGCCCGAAACTGACCTGTTTGAAGCGATAAATCAGCTACTGAAATATCGGATTACCGGAGCCCCGGTTATCGGTAAGAGCGGTGAATTGGTTGGACTGCTGTCCGAAGCTGATTGTCTTAAGGCGATTCTGACGCTGACCTATCACGAAGAGGAGATGGGCGGTAAAGTTGGCGATTACATGTCACCAGAGGTCTACACTATCTCCCATGACGCCGACATCATCTCTGTGGCAGAAGAGTTTATTATCAATAAAAGACGTCGCTTGCCGGTGATAAAAAATGGTAAACTGATCGGCCAGATCAGTCGCCGTGATGTCCTGCGTGCAGTCGAGCAGTTTGCTCAGGACGGCTGATCAGAGTTGTATCAGACCGTCTTTCAGGTTTTCTGGAGATCAATCCCAGAAAACCGGTATATGTGTTTATTATGCTGCGCTTCTCAGTGGGCCATGAAGGTTCAGTCAGTCAGATAAAGTGTTAAACGTTGGCTGGCGGAGCTTATATATTGAGAGCTTATCGCTTGATAGCTTAAGCGCTGGACTGCGGACACAGGTTGACGGTCTTGTTATCTTTTTAGTATCTGCGTTTGATTTATGGAATCATTATGAGCTTCCGCTTTCCGGAAAAACCCGTACTGTTTTATCCTTCGCTGGCACGTACGGCAGGCTCTGATGAGGCTATCCTTCTGGCGATATATCACGACTATATTCAGATTCACGGCTTACCCGACAAGTCCGGATTTTCCTCAGCGGTACTGAGTCGCTCTGAGTGGCTATCGCTGGTCGACTTCTGGGACGAGGAAAAACTGGCGATGGTGACCAGTAGTCTGGTATCCCAGGGATATGTTCAGGCTTCTTTTGGTCATGGTCGGGCAATTAAGCTGGCGCTGACAACACCGATTGATCAGCACGCAACAGAGCCATCCGCGCCGGTATTTGAGGATGAGTCTGTGTCTCAGCGGGTTACGGTTCAGGAACTTCCGGTAGTGGAGCAACCCCCGGAGCGCAGTGAGATCAGCCGCCGGGTACATCAGGCTCAACTGCGCAAACCCGGTCCTGCGCCGACATTTGGTGGCAGTATTGGCTGGTCGAAAAGCCGCCAGGTTACTCCCAGTCGTGAGACCACCGCAGAGAATGACTTTGCCAGCCGCTTGAATGAGATTGAGCAAAAAAACCAGAAGCTGCATACAATGTATCTGGGCTGGCAACCTTCGCAGATGTTGCTGGATATGTTGCCCCGGCACAGCATCCCTCAACCCTTCGCAGAAGCATTGCTGGATGAGTTTATTCTCTACTGGTTGGATAAAGACCGCAAAGAATCCAATTGGGATCAGAAATTCCTTGCCTGGGTTAAGCGGGAATGGATTAATAAACAGACACGTGATGCCCGCAAACAGCGGGCAGAAGAATCGAATAAAGGTGTAAACCATGAAAACGCCCGCCCAGATAATCGGGAAAAGCGCCAGCGGGTTACCGCAGCCATCATGGACATCAAGGACACCGACTGGTGAGCCTGACGCGACTGCCGAAAACACGGTAATCAGCAACGAAACCAAAACCCTGATCAATATGCTGTTCGCCCGCTTTATGGCGATCTACGGGCATAAATTTAAGAGCTGCTTTGAAACTCAGGATGAGATCCGCATCGCTAAGCGCGAATGGGCACTGAGTATGCAGGGGTATAGTGAAGCGGAACTGGTGTCGGCGATCAATCGTTGTAAAGAGACGCTGGCGTGGATGCCCACTATCTCTGAATTTATCACTATTCTTAACGAGCAGAGCGGCGATTTTGGCCTGCCTCCGGCGAAGATCGCCTATGAGGAGGTCTGCCGTTATGCCGACCACCCGACCCGGCATGACTGGACCCATGAGGCGCTCTATCATGCTGGCAAAGCCACCGGTTGGTTCCGCCTGCGTAGCGAAACAGAGGATCGGGTGTTTCCCGATTTTCGCTATAATTATCAGGTCATCTGTCGCCGGGTTCGTGCCGGGGAAGATCTCTCTATAGAGGTCCCCGTTGCGCTGGAAGACAAAAGTGATAACACGCTGGTGGAATTTATTCAGCGCTGGGGAGAGGAGCAGAACCTGAGTCCCGAACAGGCCAGCACACTACTGTTCTATCTCACCAAGCCTGCGGGTACTGATATCCGCGAACGCTTTCGTCAGGCCAGTCAGCAGCGGGCTGAAAGCTGGGGACTGAGTGTTAAGCTACCGGATGATTATCAATAAATTAGAGGCCCGGAAATTAGAGGCCCGGGCCTGACTGCACATTCAGACCTGCTTTTATACAGGTCTGAATAACAGACAAATGCTTCTTCAGAACCATGTCGGAGCAGCGATTATAAGAACCCATCGCCAAACATCCCGCCAATGGCCTGGCTCAGAGCTTCGCTGCGCTCCGGTGAACGGAACTGCTGCAGTGTCAGTGCCCGCAAGGTCGGAATAAACATCAGGTCGGCCATCACCCGGTTAAAGCATGCTTGTCCGGCAGTGTTTTCGGCCAGGGTCTCCAGAAACAGTTTCAGCAGCTGCGGATATTGCAGGCTGGCCCAGCAGCGGCTGGCGAGAGCCGCTATGACCTCGGGGTCGCGACCGTAACGACTTTCCAGTACCTGAGTCAGGGCGGCTATCTTCTGGTCGTTTTCCGGGGTCTGGGATATGGCCCGCAGCAGCGCACCGATCTGATTGGCAGATACCCGGTCTTCGGCGACGCTGCTTGTCAGACGGTCCCGTATCGATTCGCTTAGGGTCTCACCGGGCTGAATATGTTCGAGAGATGTACAAACGGCTTCCAGGGGAACATCGGGTAGCTGAGTGAATATTCCGGCCAGTTTGTCTTCATTGTTGCCTTGCTGATAGCGGATCACATAGTCCGCGATACCCTGATAGCCGAGCGTGTCCCAGCCGTTAAGGTCGGTTTTGCCATGAAAATATTGCTTTGCCCCATCATAGAACGAAGACGCGGGCTGACGAGTGGTCAGCGTGGCGGTTGCGTGAAAGGCCGCCATTTTTTCCTGGTCCGGGGTAAAGCTGAACGGGTTGTCCTTCAGGGCATCGCGATATTCTGAGGCATCGGCAGGTTGATCCAGCGGGCCTTTGCCCATGCTGTTGGTCAGATTCTGCAATAGCCGGTTGAGAAAATCATCCCGCGCCGCCTGCACCAGAAACCCCTGTTCATCCAGGGGGAGTTTGAGAAACCAGACGACATTTTCATCCGCTTGTTTTGGATTCCACATGAGAATGGCGATCCAGGCCTGATGCAGGAATGGCTTTGGATAGGGGATCTGTCCCAGCTCTACTTTGTGAAAGCTGTCTGGAGATAGCTTGCTGATGCAGCGACCCATATCAAAGATTCGGAATTGTGCTTCAGTTTGCCGGATAAAATCGGTCAGAGTTTCGAAATGTGCCATTCTGCTGCCTGGTAAGGTAAAAACGGAGGCTATTTTAACAGTGCCTGCGATGCAGATACAGTGACGCTTGCTATGGTTGTTGTTTCATCTGCAGTTGAAGGGCTTTATCGTTTTAATCTGAATGACTTAGTGGCGATATAAATTCGTTTAATAACCATATTGGCAGTGAAACTACTGTAGGTGCAGGAGCGTTTTTTATATGATTAGTTATGGGCTTGTGATTTTTATGCAACCGCAAGTGTGTTGGTTCAGCTGAACCGGTACAGGGAAACGAAGACCGGCTAAAGGAGCTCAATTGAGTAATGTGTTTGTCGCCCTCGGGCGTTCGATGGCCGGGAGTGTAAGAGATCTCCTGCCGATAGTGCTGGTGATTGCTTTCTTTCAGCTGATGGTGCTGCAGCAACCCGTCCCCGATCTGGTTGGCTTACTAACGGGTCTGCTGTGTGTGGTTGCGGGTCTGACTTTTTTTATCTACGGACTGGAAATGGGGCTGTTTCCCATTGGCCAGGTATTAGCTCACGCATTTGCCCGTAAAGGCAGTCTCTTCTGGTTGTTATTATTTGCTTTCTCTCTGGGGTTTGGCACAACGGTGGCCGAACCTGCTCTGATCGCGGTGGCCGCTGAAGCCGCGACCGTGGCGGCAGAGGGGGGGATGATTGAGGCGACTGATTCAGCAAAATCCAGCTACGCATCCGGGCTCCGGTATACCGTGGCATTTTCTGTGGGACTCGCCATTGTAGTGGGGGTTATCCGTATTCTGAAGGGGTGGCCGATCCACTATATGATCGCCGTGGGCTATGTGATGGTGATCATCATGACCGGCTTTGCCCCCCGTGAAATTATTGGTATTGCTTACGATTCGGGCGGTGTGACGACCTCCACCATTACCGTTCCGCTGGTGACCGCGTTGGGGGTCGGGCTGGCATCCTCCATTGAGGGGCGCAATCCGATGGTTGATGGCTTCGGTCTGATTGCTTTTGCTTCCCTGACGCCGATGATCTTTGTGATGGCATACGGAATGGTGATCTGATGGAGACCCTGATCCAGCTATTTACTATTTTGTTGTCAACGATCAAAGATGTGATGCCGATTATCGTTATTATCTTTGGTTTTCAGTTACTGGTTATTCGTCGACCGATTCCTCACCTTAAGCGGGTCTTGATTGGTTTTGTTTATGTGATTGTGGGTCTGGCGCTGTTTCTCTTAGGGCTGGATAAAGCGCTGTTTCCAATCGGCGAGTTGATGGCGCAGCAACTGACCGATCCTGACTTTATTCGTGGCAGTGTCGCCACGGCAGATGAGACGCTGCACTGGTCTGATTATTACTGGGTGTATATATTTGCATTTGCGATAGGGGCCAGTACGACGATTGCCGAGCCTTCATTGATCGCTGTTGCGATCAAGGCGAATGAAGTGTCCGGTGGTGCCATCGGTGTATGGGGCTTACGTCTGGCGGTGGCGCTGGGGGTTGCGGTGGGTATTAGTCTGGGAACCTGGCGGATTGTCACCGGTTATCCGATACACTGGTTCATCATTTCCGGTTATATCTTTGTCGTGATTCAGACTTTTTTTGCGCCTAAACTGATTGTACCGCTAGCCTACGATTCCGGCGGTGTCACCACCTCAACGGTGACTGTGCCGCTGGTGGCTGCGTTGGGACTGGGGCTTGCCAGTACGGTGCCCGGACGCAGTGCATTGATTGATGGTTTTGGTTTGATAGCGTTTGCCAGCCTGTTTCCGATGATAACGGTAATGGGATATGCGCAGATTACTGAGATGGTTGCCGCTCGCGACAGACGCAAGCGCGAAGAAATGGTAAATAAGGAATAGGACGGGAATATGCACTTCAAGCTGTTAGTAGTGTTTGTTGAAGATTCCAAAACCGACGACGTGATGAAGGCTGCCCGTGAAGCGGGGGCTACCGGCGCAACGGTCATCAACAATGCCCGCGGTGAAGGGCTGACCAGGACCAAGACGTTTCTGGGCCTTTCTTTGGAAACCCAGCGGGATGTGGTGTTGTTCATTGTGGAAGAACATCTGAGCCGGAAAATTCTGGAAACGATTTCGGAGGTAGCTGATTTTGACGATATGCCCGGGCGGGGGATCGCCATTCAGTTAGATGTTGAAGATGCTGTGGGGGTTGCCCACCAGATTCAAACCCTGGCAAACGTAGTCGAGGATGAGGTATGAGCAAGCGCAAAGTAATCCGGGTAGAGGATGTGATGGCAAAAGATTTTGCCATGGTGGATGGTCTGATCACGATCAAAGAAGCGATTAAGCTCTATAAGCATGAGAATGTCTCAGCGTTGCTGGTAAATAAGCGCCACGATGATGATGAATACGGCATTCTGCTGCTCTCTGATATCGCCAAGAAGGTGCTGGCCCAGGATCGTCCTCCCGAGCGGGTGAATGTCTATGAGGTGATGACCAAGCCGGTGATCTGTGTCGATCCGCAGATGGATGTACGTTACTGTGCCCGGCTGTTTGATAATTTTGGTCTGGCGATGGCGCCGGTGTTAAATAATGGCGAAGTGATGGGTATTGTGGGGTATAACCAGATTGTACTCGATGGCTTACTGACTGAGTGATAGCGGATATCGAAGTTTAGTGGCGCAGAGTCAGAAGCAGGTCGAGGGCGTTGAAGTATTCTGCCAGCTTATTGCTTTTTACGTAGCTGCCGCAGAGGGCTTCCTCAGCCATCGGTGCTATGTTGCTGCCTTGGGGTAACGGCTGCCGCTGCTCAATCATCTGCCTGAAGCGCGGCACCATGATCCACTGAACCCACTGCCAGAAATCCAGGGTATCAATGCAGAACGGCTGGAGGCTCTGCAGCGCAGAGTCCGCTGGTGGAGTCGCGGCCCAGAGTGACCAGGCCCGCATCTCCGCTTCTATCTTTAATAACAGCTGACTCAGCTCTGCATGTGGTCCCATTAACGCTTGCGGGCCTGCTTCAGGGTATCGGCAATCAGGAACGCCAGTTCCAGCGCCTGATCAGCGTTCAGACGTGGATC belongs to Amphritea atlantica and includes:
- a CDS encoding CBS domain-containing protein; this encodes MLRSVKASDYMAEKLITFTPETDLFEAINQLLKYRITGAPVIGKSGELVGLLSEADCLKAILTLTYHEEEMGGKVGDYMSPEVYTISHDADIISVAEEFIINKRRRLPVIKNGKLIGQISRRDVLRAVEQFAQDG
- a CDS encoding ribose-phosphate pyrophosphokinase, producing MKTILINLESDPQLEAQLLDELKAQKGEIELRRFPDDESYLRVLTDCKDHNVVIFCNLYQPDNKILRLLLLADTVRQMGAVKIGLITPYLAYMRQDKQFHEGECVSSRPFARLISASLDFMVTVDPHLHRYNTLDEIYSIPSRVVHAAPLIADWIRKNIKTPLLIGPDSESEQWVSSVAELAGAPFQVLNKIRRGDYDVEVTLPDVERWRQHTPVLVDDIISSGRTMLETITHLQNAGMPRATCIAVHGIFAADAYQQLQTVADVITSRCIPHPSSQIEIAPAIADAVRELLQG
- a CDS encoding alpha-ketoglutarate-dependent dioxygenase AlkB, yielding MKELQIPQGTLLLEPDFIADNEANNLFQSLQQQLDWQQAEIRMFGRMVRIPRLQCFQGDPGINYRYSGLTLQTEPWHPLIQTLKQRVESFAEHTFNTVLINYYRDGKDSMGWHSDDEPELGINPVIASLNLGQARRFLLRHRFDKTIPQRELLLNSGSLLIMAGQLQHYWHHSVPKTNRLLEGRINLTFRHTFTTDTQME
- a CDS encoding DUF1538 domain-containing protein, whose product is MAGSVRDLLPIVLVIAFFQLMVLQQPVPDLVGLLTGLLCVVAGLTFFIYGLEMGLFPIGQVLAHAFARKGSLFWLLLFAFSLGFGTTVAEPALIAVAAEAATVAAEGGMIEATDSAKSSYASGLRYTVAFSVGLAIVVGVIRILKGWPIHYMIAVGYVMVIIMTGFAPREIIGIAYDSGGVTTSTITVPLVTALGVGLASSIEGRNPMVDGFGLIAFASLTPMIFVMAYGMVI
- a CDS encoding CBS domain-containing protein; translation: MSKRKVIRVEDVMAKDFAMVDGLITIKEAIKLYKHENVSALLVNKRHDDDEYGILLLSDIAKKVLAQDRPPERVNVYEVMTKPVICVDPQMDVRYCARLFDNFGLAMAPVLNNGEVMGIVGYNQIVLDGLLTE
- a CDS encoding P-II family nitrogen regulator, producing the protein MHFKLLVVFVEDSKTDDVMKAAREAGATGATVINNARGEGLTRTKTFLGLSLETQRDVVLFIVEEHLSRKILETISEVADFDDMPGRGIAIQLDVEDAVGVAHQIQTLANVVEDEV
- a CDS encoding DUF1538 domain-containing protein yields the protein METLIQLFTILLSTIKDVMPIIVIIFGFQLLVIRRPIPHLKRVLIGFVYVIVGLALFLLGLDKALFPIGELMAQQLTDPDFIRGSVATADETLHWSDYYWVYIFAFAIGASTTIAEPSLIAVAIKANEVSGGAIGVWGLRLAVALGVAVGISLGTWRIVTGYPIHWFIISGYIFVVIQTFFAPKLIVPLAYDSGGVTTSTVTVPLVAALGLGLASTVPGRSALIDGFGLIAFASLFPMITVMGYAQITEMVAARDRRKREEMVNKE
- a CDS encoding YqcC family protein — its product is MGPHAELSQLLLKIEAEMRAWSLWAATPPADSALQSLQPFCIDTLDFWQWVQWIMVPRFRQMIEQRQPLPQGSNIAPMAEEALCGSYVKSNKLAEYFNALDLLLTLRH
- a CDS encoding thymidine phosphorylase family protein, with translation MIFTPERATTLQARRLGIDTRQEPIIYLRADSPVCRSEGFSALSRVQVHTEHCKTIATLNIVTSEMLHRGQIGFSESAWQRLNLNTGDTVWLSHPRPVQSLSHVRAKVYGHLLGKQQFQEIINDIVDGRYADVHIAAFITACGDDKLNDAEIIALTQAMIDSGSRIDWGQPMVIDKHCVGGLPGNRTTPIVVAILAASGLTMPKTSSRAITSPAGTADTMETITEVSLTLEQMKQVVEQEGACLAWGGSVRLSPSDDILIQVERALDIDSEGQLIASVLSKKIAAGATHVLIDIPVGPTAKVRTQKAADKLASSFLKVGEQLGIKIQILYTDGSQPVGNGIGPALEAKDVLAVLQNDTDAPQDLKQRALTMAGTMLEMAGTVEPDQGIGKATTVLESGLAWEKFCAICNAQGGMKQPDEAPYLFKLMADRKGTVTQVDNRRLAQVAKLAGAPIDPTAGLEIHVKLGQQVYPHEPLLTIHAESSGELNYAVDYLESHPDIVCLSTDEESNQGEDSDENHTD
- a CDS encoding DUF3549 family protein → MAHFETLTDFIRQTEAQFRIFDMGRCISKLSPDSFHKVELGQIPYPKPFLHQAWIAILMWNPKQADENVVWFLKLPLDEQGFLVQAARDDFLNRLLQNLTNSMGKGPLDQPADASEYRDALKDNPFSFTPDQEKMAAFHATATLTTRQPASSFYDGAKQYFHGKTDLNGWDTLGYQGIADYVIRYQQGNNEDKLAGIFTQLPDVPLEAVCTSLEHIQPGETLSESIRDRLTSSVAEDRVSANQIGALLRAISQTPENDQKIAALTQVLESRYGRDPEVIAALASRCWASLQYPQLLKLFLETLAENTAGQACFNRVMADLMFIPTLRALTLQQFRSPERSEALSQAIGGMFGDGFL
- the purU gene encoding formyltetrahydrofolate deformylase → MERRFRLILACPDRLGIVAMVSNFISSHGGSIADANQHSDSSTGWFFMRVEIVTASGSFDREQLIEQFTPIAQSFKMQWEIADSSVPKKVVLMASRESHCLADLLYRYHENELDCEIPCVISNHDDLRSMVEWHGIPYHHVPVDQNDKQPHFDRVHQLIVEHEADTVVLARYMQILPSTVCDIYRHRIINIHHSFLPSFAGAKPYHQAHERGVKLIGATCHYVTEELDAGPIIDQDVVRVSHRDQPEEMVRLGKDVEKTVLSRGLRWHLEDRVLVHGNKTVVFN